From a region of the Helicoverpa armigera isolate CAAS_96S chromosome 14, ASM3070526v1, whole genome shotgun sequence genome:
- the LOC110381738 gene encoding anionic antimicrobial peptide 2, which produces MNKLLIVFVAVCLVSAQAFVKRDAPADNKNYLETLQKQIQEFGQSFNTQVSNAFDPDTIKKNFNQFVDGVTKTMNDMKAATEPKKA; this is translated from the exons ATGAATAAACTGTTGATTGTATTTGTGGCTGTGTGCCTTGTCAGC GCGCAAGCTTTCGTGAAACGCGACGCGCCCGCTGATAACAAGAATTACTTGGAGACGTTACAAAAGCAAATCCAAGAGTTCGGCCAGAGTTTCAATACTCAAGTGTCCAACGCCTTCGACCCTGATACCATCAAGAAGAATTTCAACCAATTCGTTGACGGTGTTACTAAGACG ATGAATGACATGAAAGCGGCCACCGAACCAAAGAAAGCCTAA